One Oreochromis niloticus isolate F11D_XX linkage group LG16, O_niloticus_UMD_NMBU, whole genome shotgun sequence genomic window carries:
- the mcf2lb gene encoding guanine nucleotide exchange factor DBS isoform X3: MEEMLEKRSEGDIDWDRKMGREKIADLGSLMDVDIEVELNPGFCMEMDSEVTLEGQVSAGSQECSDSEEVDWFVIKGNTDSLVVGEDMKERRKAEIEAYYTSKENGETDENANIDMEDQRSKEEMVEEVLDAFLGPREEIGVRVRLSIEEVESYYRFSCRCNWLCDEIMQLDSCPLRAADITPDLQKKFAFLSGGRGDNGSPIIVFPEFPAFGEITDREFHNVLTYLTSVPSLSSTGVGFILVIDRRQDRWAAVKGTLLRIAGSFPGNLQLVLVLRPTTLLQRTLSDILFKFNKDEFKMKVPVIMLSSITELHSYIDRTQLTQELGGTQEYCHEKWISHRTAIEGFALMVKKTAQTLQSFGTELAETELPNEIQATTILLSTHTSKKEKMKEDILVALGQGSRLLESINEPVVRDPDHNMNQDELENLATVQRLLSQLDETERAFDEFWVRHQTKLEQCLQLRHFEHNYREVRALLDQVSEKLATFSEVGISPAHADHIFIELTTYEEKVCEVLARAAALSQEGDELIQKSHYAEDSIQPKCSELRTISETVNNNLRAKKDHLLKARELHHRLERASKWVDDGIYLLASQPVDKCQSHEGAELALQELERYLDNAGENQLTDLSTIWKDYEAVLNQQFRDQVEKVFQKQASMQEMFDKRRVSLKKLAAKQTRPVQPVAPRPEAFIKSPLSSPARRAKLEKKCSETDSGNCEKGNGQLKNGDSSSRHTSLSEEEENLAVLRRHVMNELLETERAYVEELLCVLQGYASEMDNPAMSHLIPAPLQNKKEVLFGNMPEIYHFHKRTFLRELEQYTDCPELVGRCFLERMTDLQIYEKYCHNKPRSESLWRQCSDCAFFQECQKKLEHKLGLDSYLLKPVQRITKYQLLLKEMLKYSKGCEGADDLQDALTSIVGILKAVNDSMHLIAITGFEGNLSELGKLLMQGSFSVWTEHKKGHAKVKDLARFKPMQRHLFLHEKALLFCKRREENGEGYEKAPSYSFKQSLNMRAVGITENAKGDNKKFEIWCNSREEVYIVQAPTAEVKTTWVNEIRKVLTTQLEECREASQQRAPDQATHAPPVPTGTVSLSPFKTGQKSIKKGEEKKAESCSPDVNSSSSVKAAGKEPSSTDDKSFTLPMTVFPSSGSPTSPDHKTKRQSDPTPFGFKGWNKASLSLDASGEHDGYSSAEDPLNSDPEDENGKKLCAGKYTVTAEYEIGGAQELSVKSGDVVQLVKEGDDGQWLVRNLNTSKEGWIPAANLINLIGKSKSCQSLTSSEGSGSGNLSTSSSCSETYTSFSDIKP; this comes from the exons ATGGAAGAAATGCTGGAGAAGAGAAGTGAAGGAGACATAGACTGGGACAGGAAGATGGGAAGAGAGAAGATAGCAGATTTGGGCTCCTTGATGGATGTAGACATTGAGGTTGAGCTAAATCCTGGGTTTTGCATGGAAATGGACTCAGAGGTGACTCTAGAGGGACAGGTGAGTGCAGGCTCACAGGAGTGCTCTGACAGTGAGGAAGTGGACTGGTTTGTGATTAAAGGAAACACAGATTCTCTGGTTGTGGGTGAAGACAtgaaagagagaaggaaagcTGAGATTGAGGCTTATTACACGTCAAAGGAGAATGGAGAGACTGATGAAAATGCAAACATAGATATGGAAGATCAGAGGAGCAAAGAGGAAATGGTAGAGGAAGTATTGGATGCATTTTTGGGGCCAAGGGAGGAAATTGGGGTTCGTGTCCGGCTCAGTATTGAGGAGGTGGAAAGTTACTACAGATTTTCTTGCCGTTGCAACTGGTTATGTG ATGAGATCATGCAGCTGGACAGCTGTCCTCTCCGCGCTGCTGACATCACTCCTGACCTCCAAAAGAAGTTCGCCTTCCTTTCAG gaggaagaggagataATGGCAGCCCCATCATTGTGTTCCCAGAATTCCCTGCATTTGGGGAGATCACAGACAGGGAGTTTCACAACGTTTTGACCTACCTGACGAGCGTCCCAAG CTTGTCGTCAACAGGCGTGGGGTTCATCCTGGTGATTGATCGCCGGCAAGACCGATGGGCAGCTGTAAAAGGGACCCTGCTTCGCATTGCA GGCTCCTTCCCAGGGAACCTCCAGCTGGTTCTGGTTCTGAGGCCCACTACCCTTCTGCAGCGCACGCTCTCCGACATCCTCTTCAAGTTCAACAAGGATGAGTTCAAGATGAAGGTGCCG GTGATCATGCTGAGCTCTATAACTGAGCTGCACTCCTATATTGATCGCACACAACTGACCCAGGAGCTCGGGGGAACACAGGAGTACTGCCATGAGAAGTGGATCTCTCACCGCACA GCTATTGAAGGCTTCGCACTGATGGTAAAGAAAACGGCACAGACTCTGCAGTCATTTGGGACTGAGCTGGCAGAAACTGAACTCCCAAATGAAATACAGGCCACAACCATCCTTCTGAGCACACACAccagcaagaaagaaaaaatgaag GAGGATATACTGGTGGCTCTGGGTCAGGGCAGCAGGCTGTTGGAGAGCATCAATGAGCCTGTAGTGCGAGACCCCGACCACAACATGAACCAGGATGAACTGGAGAATTTGGCTACAGTTCAAAG ATTGCTGTCTCAGCTGGATGAGACAGAACGAGCTTTTGATGAGTTCTGGGTGAGACATCAAACCAAACTAGAGCAGTGTCTTCAACTGCGCCACTTTGAGCATAACTACCGAGAG GTGAGAGCTCTGCTGGATCAGGTGTCTGAGAAACTTGCAACCTTCTCTGAGGTTGGGATCAGTCCAGCCCATGCTGACCACATCTTCATTGAGCTCACGACCTATGAGGAGAAAGTCTGT GAGGTTCTGGCCAGAGCTGCAGCCTTGTCCCAGGAGGGTGATGAACTGATCCAGAAGTCCCACTATGCTGAGGACTCCATTCAGCCCAAATGCAGTGAGCTTAGAACAATCAGTGAAACTGTGAACAACAATCTGAGAGCCAAGAAGGACCATCTCCTCAAAGCCAGGGAGCTACACCACCGGCTGGAGCGG GCATCAAAGTGGGTTGATGATGGCATATACCTGCTGGCTTCTCAGCCGGTTGATAAATGTCAGTCACATGAGGGAGCAGAGTTGGCCCTGCAGGAGCTGGAACGTTACCTGGATAATGCAGGCGAGAATCAGCTGACAGACCTCAGCACCATCTGGAAAGACTACGAGGCCGTGCTGAACCAGCAGTTTAGG GACCAAGTGGAGAAAGTTTTCCAGAAGCAGGCGTCCATGCAGGAGATGTTTGACAAGAGGAGAGTCAGCCTCAAGAAGCTAGCAGCTAAACAAACCAGGCCTGTGCAGCCAGTAGCCCCGAGACCCGAAGCCTTCATCAAATCCCCTCTCAGCTCACCTG CACGCAGAGCAAAGCtggagaagaaatgctcagAGACAGACTCGGGCAACTGTGAAAAA ggaaATGGCCAACTGAAGAACGGAGACAGTAGCAGCAGACATACCTCTCtgtcagaggaggaggagaacctGGCAGTGCTCAGGCG ACATGTTATGAACGAGCTGCTGGAAACTGAGAGGGCTTACGTGGAGGAGCTGCTCTGTGTCTTACAG GGATATGCCTCTGAGATGGATAATCCAGCAATGTCTCACCTTATCCCTGCGCCTTTGCAGAACAAAAAGGAGGTTCTGTTTGGCAACATGCCGGAAATTTACCACTTCCACAAAAG AACTTTTCTGAGGGAGCTGGAGCAGTACACAGACTGCCCAGAGTTGGTTGGTAGATGCTTCTTAGAGAGG ATGACAGACCTGCAGATCTATGAGAAGTACTGTCACAACAAACCTCGCTCTGAGAGCCTGTGGAGGCAGTGCTCAGACTGCGCCTTCTTCCAG GAATGCCAGAAAAAGCTGGAACATAAACTGGGTTTAGATTCATATCTCCTGAAGCCGGTTCAGAGGATTACCAAGTACCAGCTGCTACTGAAG GAAATGCTGAAGTACAGTAAGGGCTGTGAAGGGGCTGACGACCTGCAGGATGCGCTGACCTCCATCGTGGGGATCCTCAAGGCTGTCAATGACTCCATGCACCTTATCGCCATTACAGGATTTGAG GGTAATCTGAGTGAGCTGGGTAAACTGCTTATGCAAGGATCATTCAGTGTGTGGACCGAGCACAAGAAAGGCCACGCCAAGGTTAAGGATCTGGCCCGTTTCAAGCCCATGCAGAGACACCTCTTCCTCCACGAGAAGGCCCTGCTCTTCTgcaagaggagagaggagaacgGGGAAGGTTATGAGAAAGCTCCTTCATACAGCTTCAAGCAGTCCCTGAAT ATGAGAGCCGTGGGCATCACTGAGAATGCAAAAGGAGACAACAAAAAGTTTGAAATTTGGTGCAACTCCAGAGAAGAAGTCTATATTGTTCAG GCACCAACGGCTGAAGTCAAAACCACTTGGGTAAATGAGATCAGGAAGGTCCTGACGACCCAGCTGGAGGAATGCAGAG AAGCAAGCCAGCAGAGGGCACCAGATCAGGCCACCCATGCTCCACCTGTTCCCACTGGAACCGTAAGTCTCAG CCCATTCAAGACAGGCCAGAAGAGCATTAAAAAGGGAGAAGAGAAGAAAGCCGAGTCATGCAGTCCTGATGTCAATTCCTCCTCTTCTGTAAAGGCTGCAGGGAAAG AGCCCTCAAGTACTGATGACAAAAGTTTTACATTACCCATGACAGTCTTCCCATCATCAG gATCTCCCACCAGCCCAGATCACAAGACGAAACGCCAGAGTGATCCCACACCATTTGGCTTTAAAG GCTGGAATAAAGCCTCCCTGTCACTCGATGCCTCAGGGGAACATGACGGCTACTCCAGCGCTGAAGATCCTCTTAACTCTGACCCAGAAGAcgaaaatggcaagaagctg TGTGCTGGAAAATACACTGTGACAGCTGAGTATGAGATCGGTGGCGCTCAAGAGCTCTCTGTGAAGAGCGGCGATGTAGTGCAGCTGGTCAAGGAGGGGGATGATGGACAGTG GCTTGTGCGTAACTTAAACACATCTAAGGAGGGTTGGATTCCTGCTGCTAATCTTATCAACCTCATTGGAAAATCAAAGTCTTGTCAGTCTCTCACCAGCTCAG AAGGCAGTGGCTCTGGGAACCTCAGCACATCATCTAGCTGCAGTGAGACCTACACGAGCTTCTCTGATATCAAACCCTGA
- the mcf2lb gene encoding guanine nucleotide exchange factor DBS isoform X4, with protein MEEMLEKRSEGDIDWDRKMGREKIADLGSLMDVDIEVELNPGFCMEMDSEVTLEGQVSAGSQECSDSEEVDWFVIKGNTDSLVVGEDMKERRKAEIEAYYTSKENGETDENANIDMEDQRSKEEMVEEVLDAFLGPREEIGVRVRLSIEEVESYYRFSCRCNWLCDEIMQLDSCPLRAADITPDLQKKFAFLSGGRGDNGSPIIVFPEFPAFGEITDREFHNVLTYLTSVPSLSSTGVGFILVIDRRQDRWAAVKGTLLRIAGSFPGNLQLVLVLRPTTLLQRTLSDILFKFNKDEFKMKVPVIMLSSITELHSYIDRTQLTQELGGTQEYCHEKWISHRTAIEGFALMVKKTAQTLQSFGTELAETELPNEIQATTILLSTHTSKKEKMKEDILVALGQGSRLLESINEPVVRDPDHNMNQDELENLATVQRLLSQLDETERAFDEFWVRHQTKLEQCLQLRHFEHNYREVRALLDQVSEKLATFSEVGISPAHADHIFIELTTYEEKVCEVLARAAALSQEGDELIQKSHYAEDSIQPKCSELRTISETVNNNLRAKKDHLLKARELHHRLERASKWVDDGIYLLASQPVDKCQSHEGAELALQELERYLDNAGENQLTDLSTIWKDYEAVLNQQFRDQVEKVFQKQASMQEMFDKRRVSLKKLAAKQTRPVQPVAPRPEAFIKSPLSSPARRAKLEKKCSETDSGNCEKGNGQLKNGDSSSRHTSLSEEEENLAVLRRHVMNELLETERAYVEELLCVLQGYASEMDNPAMSHLIPAPLQNKKEVLFGNMPEIYHFHKRTFLRELEQYTDCPELVGRCFLERMTDLQIYEKYCHNKPRSESLWRQCSDCAFFQECQKKLEHKLGLDSYLLKPVQRITKYQLLLKEMLKYSKGCEGADDLQDALTSIVGILKAVNDSMHLIAITGFEGNLSELGKLLMQGSFSVWTEHKKGHAKVKDLARFKPMQRHLFLHEKALLFCKRREENGEGYEKAPSYSFKQSLNMRAVGITENAKGDNKKFEIWCNSREEVYIVQAPTAEVKTTWVNEIRKVLTTQLEECREASQQRAPDQATHAPPVPTGTVSLSPFKTGQKSIKKGEEKKAESCSPDVNSSSSVKAAGKGSPTSPDHKTKRQSDPTPFGFKGWNKASLSLDASGEHDGYSSAEDPLNSDPEDENGKKLCAGKYTVTAEYEIGGAQELSVKSGDVVQLVKEGDDGQWLVRNLNTSKEGWIPAANLINLIGKSKSCQSLTSSEGSGSGNLSTSSSCSETYTSFSDIKP; from the exons ATGGAAGAAATGCTGGAGAAGAGAAGTGAAGGAGACATAGACTGGGACAGGAAGATGGGAAGAGAGAAGATAGCAGATTTGGGCTCCTTGATGGATGTAGACATTGAGGTTGAGCTAAATCCTGGGTTTTGCATGGAAATGGACTCAGAGGTGACTCTAGAGGGACAGGTGAGTGCAGGCTCACAGGAGTGCTCTGACAGTGAGGAAGTGGACTGGTTTGTGATTAAAGGAAACACAGATTCTCTGGTTGTGGGTGAAGACAtgaaagagagaaggaaagcTGAGATTGAGGCTTATTACACGTCAAAGGAGAATGGAGAGACTGATGAAAATGCAAACATAGATATGGAAGATCAGAGGAGCAAAGAGGAAATGGTAGAGGAAGTATTGGATGCATTTTTGGGGCCAAGGGAGGAAATTGGGGTTCGTGTCCGGCTCAGTATTGAGGAGGTGGAAAGTTACTACAGATTTTCTTGCCGTTGCAACTGGTTATGTG ATGAGATCATGCAGCTGGACAGCTGTCCTCTCCGCGCTGCTGACATCACTCCTGACCTCCAAAAGAAGTTCGCCTTCCTTTCAG gaggaagaggagataATGGCAGCCCCATCATTGTGTTCCCAGAATTCCCTGCATTTGGGGAGATCACAGACAGGGAGTTTCACAACGTTTTGACCTACCTGACGAGCGTCCCAAG CTTGTCGTCAACAGGCGTGGGGTTCATCCTGGTGATTGATCGCCGGCAAGACCGATGGGCAGCTGTAAAAGGGACCCTGCTTCGCATTGCA GGCTCCTTCCCAGGGAACCTCCAGCTGGTTCTGGTTCTGAGGCCCACTACCCTTCTGCAGCGCACGCTCTCCGACATCCTCTTCAAGTTCAACAAGGATGAGTTCAAGATGAAGGTGCCG GTGATCATGCTGAGCTCTATAACTGAGCTGCACTCCTATATTGATCGCACACAACTGACCCAGGAGCTCGGGGGAACACAGGAGTACTGCCATGAGAAGTGGATCTCTCACCGCACA GCTATTGAAGGCTTCGCACTGATGGTAAAGAAAACGGCACAGACTCTGCAGTCATTTGGGACTGAGCTGGCAGAAACTGAACTCCCAAATGAAATACAGGCCACAACCATCCTTCTGAGCACACACAccagcaagaaagaaaaaatgaag GAGGATATACTGGTGGCTCTGGGTCAGGGCAGCAGGCTGTTGGAGAGCATCAATGAGCCTGTAGTGCGAGACCCCGACCACAACATGAACCAGGATGAACTGGAGAATTTGGCTACAGTTCAAAG ATTGCTGTCTCAGCTGGATGAGACAGAACGAGCTTTTGATGAGTTCTGGGTGAGACATCAAACCAAACTAGAGCAGTGTCTTCAACTGCGCCACTTTGAGCATAACTACCGAGAG GTGAGAGCTCTGCTGGATCAGGTGTCTGAGAAACTTGCAACCTTCTCTGAGGTTGGGATCAGTCCAGCCCATGCTGACCACATCTTCATTGAGCTCACGACCTATGAGGAGAAAGTCTGT GAGGTTCTGGCCAGAGCTGCAGCCTTGTCCCAGGAGGGTGATGAACTGATCCAGAAGTCCCACTATGCTGAGGACTCCATTCAGCCCAAATGCAGTGAGCTTAGAACAATCAGTGAAACTGTGAACAACAATCTGAGAGCCAAGAAGGACCATCTCCTCAAAGCCAGGGAGCTACACCACCGGCTGGAGCGG GCATCAAAGTGGGTTGATGATGGCATATACCTGCTGGCTTCTCAGCCGGTTGATAAATGTCAGTCACATGAGGGAGCAGAGTTGGCCCTGCAGGAGCTGGAACGTTACCTGGATAATGCAGGCGAGAATCAGCTGACAGACCTCAGCACCATCTGGAAAGACTACGAGGCCGTGCTGAACCAGCAGTTTAGG GACCAAGTGGAGAAAGTTTTCCAGAAGCAGGCGTCCATGCAGGAGATGTTTGACAAGAGGAGAGTCAGCCTCAAGAAGCTAGCAGCTAAACAAACCAGGCCTGTGCAGCCAGTAGCCCCGAGACCCGAAGCCTTCATCAAATCCCCTCTCAGCTCACCTG CACGCAGAGCAAAGCtggagaagaaatgctcagAGACAGACTCGGGCAACTGTGAAAAA ggaaATGGCCAACTGAAGAACGGAGACAGTAGCAGCAGACATACCTCTCtgtcagaggaggaggagaacctGGCAGTGCTCAGGCG ACATGTTATGAACGAGCTGCTGGAAACTGAGAGGGCTTACGTGGAGGAGCTGCTCTGTGTCTTACAG GGATATGCCTCTGAGATGGATAATCCAGCAATGTCTCACCTTATCCCTGCGCCTTTGCAGAACAAAAAGGAGGTTCTGTTTGGCAACATGCCGGAAATTTACCACTTCCACAAAAG AACTTTTCTGAGGGAGCTGGAGCAGTACACAGACTGCCCAGAGTTGGTTGGTAGATGCTTCTTAGAGAGG ATGACAGACCTGCAGATCTATGAGAAGTACTGTCACAACAAACCTCGCTCTGAGAGCCTGTGGAGGCAGTGCTCAGACTGCGCCTTCTTCCAG GAATGCCAGAAAAAGCTGGAACATAAACTGGGTTTAGATTCATATCTCCTGAAGCCGGTTCAGAGGATTACCAAGTACCAGCTGCTACTGAAG GAAATGCTGAAGTACAGTAAGGGCTGTGAAGGGGCTGACGACCTGCAGGATGCGCTGACCTCCATCGTGGGGATCCTCAAGGCTGTCAATGACTCCATGCACCTTATCGCCATTACAGGATTTGAG GGTAATCTGAGTGAGCTGGGTAAACTGCTTATGCAAGGATCATTCAGTGTGTGGACCGAGCACAAGAAAGGCCACGCCAAGGTTAAGGATCTGGCCCGTTTCAAGCCCATGCAGAGACACCTCTTCCTCCACGAGAAGGCCCTGCTCTTCTgcaagaggagagaggagaacgGGGAAGGTTATGAGAAAGCTCCTTCATACAGCTTCAAGCAGTCCCTGAAT ATGAGAGCCGTGGGCATCACTGAGAATGCAAAAGGAGACAACAAAAAGTTTGAAATTTGGTGCAACTCCAGAGAAGAAGTCTATATTGTTCAG GCACCAACGGCTGAAGTCAAAACCACTTGGGTAAATGAGATCAGGAAGGTCCTGACGACCCAGCTGGAGGAATGCAGAG AAGCAAGCCAGCAGAGGGCACCAGATCAGGCCACCCATGCTCCACCTGTTCCCACTGGAACCGTAAGTCTCAG CCCATTCAAGACAGGCCAGAAGAGCATTAAAAAGGGAGAAGAGAAGAAAGCCGAGTCATGCAGTCCTGATGTCAATTCCTCCTCTTCTGTAAAGGCTGCAGGGAAAG gATCTCCCACCAGCCCAGATCACAAGACGAAACGCCAGAGTGATCCCACACCATTTGGCTTTAAAG GCTGGAATAAAGCCTCCCTGTCACTCGATGCCTCAGGGGAACATGACGGCTACTCCAGCGCTGAAGATCCTCTTAACTCTGACCCAGAAGAcgaaaatggcaagaagctg TGTGCTGGAAAATACACTGTGACAGCTGAGTATGAGATCGGTGGCGCTCAAGAGCTCTCTGTGAAGAGCGGCGATGTAGTGCAGCTGGTCAAGGAGGGGGATGATGGACAGTG GCTTGTGCGTAACTTAAACACATCTAAGGAGGGTTGGATTCCTGCTGCTAATCTTATCAACCTCATTGGAAAATCAAAGTCTTGTCAGTCTCTCACCAGCTCAG AAGGCAGTGGCTCTGGGAACCTCAGCACATCATCTAGCTGCAGTGAGACCTACACGAGCTTCTCTGATATCAAACCCTGA